The sequence TATCTAATCCTACATAGTTCATCTATCTCACCTCTCTTATCTGAGAGGCGAGGCAACTTTAACATGTCATCTTTACAGATGAAAAAATTCTTAATAATTGCTTAAAAAAATTTAGGTAACATTTGTACAACAACGCTTTATAAGCAAAACAAACAAATATTAAATTGGAAAAAAACATGTTGATAGTTGGACAGGTATCAAGCAAAGAAGAAGCAAACGAAATCACCTTCATAGCGAAACTGTTCGTAGTTGGACAAAGAGCAAGATATCTAGCCCAACAAAAAGATAAATAAGACTCCCATCTCTCCTCTCCCTCCATATTTTTTCCTTTTTGATAAACTTTATCTAGGCGGTTTTTGTTCTAAAGAAACATAACGGTGGATTATACGTGGTAAAGCTTACATTCTACGGGGGAGTAAAAGAGATAGGCGGAAACAAAGTACTACTTGAAGATAGGGATACAAATATATTCATTGATTTTGGTTTGAGTTTCTCCCGTAGAGGCAAGTATTTTGAGGAGTTTCTGACGCCTAGGACTGCTAATGGTATCGGTGATTTTCTTACTATGAAACTTTTACCAGACATAAGAGGTGTTTATAGGGAGGATTTGCTGGAGCATTATGGACGTAAAGCAGAAGATCCGTTGATTGATAGTGTTCTTTTGTCTCATGCCCATGCAGATCATGCTAATTACATATCGTTTCTTCATAAGGATATACCTGTTTATTGTGGTGAAACATGTAAAAGTATTCTTGAAGCTGTTGCTGAGCAGAGTCAACGTGATATTGAGAATGAGGTTATTGATTTCAGGGTGAGACCACTACGGAGGTGTGACTATAAGAACCCGCCAATCAAGAGAATGTTTAAAACTTTTAGAACTGGTAAAAAGATAAATATTGGTTCGCTGGAGATTGAGCCGGTTCATGTTGATCACTCGGTACCTGGTGCATACGCTTTTGTGATATATACCTCAGAGGGGGCTGTGGTTTATACTGGTGATCTTCGTATGCATGGTCTTCATTCCAGTATGACAGATGATTTTATTGATGTCGCAAAGGAGGCAAAACCAGTTGCTATGATTACAGAAGGAACACGTGTTGATCAAGGTAAAACAGATGAATCTGAACAAAAGGTTTATCAGAAATCAAAAGAAGAGTTAA comes from Candidatus Thermoplasmatota archaeon and encodes:
- a CDS encoding MBL fold metallo-hydrolase, which encodes MVKLTFYGGVKEIGGNKVLLEDRDTNIFIDFGLSFSRRGKYFEEFLTPRTANGIGDFLTMKLLPDIRGVYREDLLEHYGRKAEDPLIDSVLLSHAHADHANYISFLHKDIPVYCGETCKSILEAVAEQSQRDIENEVIDFRVRPLRRCDYKNPPIKRMFKTFRTGKKINIGSLEIEPVHVDHSVPGAYAFVIYTSEGAVVYTGDLRMHGLHSSMTDDFIDVAKEAKPVAMITEGTRVDQGKTDESEQKVYQKSKEELMNCKKLSIVDFNFKDVDRFTTFYRVAKDLGKKLVISFKHACFLERYHKDEKLKAPDSKDENILLLKPKRLTGTYIDEDYTDQYIRCRLNYPNVVTAEDITKKPASYMVALNFYYFNMLVDLKPYGGVYVHSLSEPFNEEMEISYERMMNWLKFFDLRFVQSHCSGHINGSDLRYLIKTVKPGVLYPIHTTHPGMFRKLGIKTRLVKEGKTYKL